In Lolium rigidum isolate FL_2022 chromosome 7, APGP_CSIRO_Lrig_0.1, whole genome shotgun sequence, the DNA window TGTTCAGAAGACTGGGGTACAGTGCTAACCTCATTAGTGTACCGCTGCCAAATCTCGTAGAAAACGCCATCTAACTCGTTGTAGTAACAAACATCAAACGTCATGCTATCAAACCATTCCTGAATCAAAAGAATGCAGCTAGTATTGTTATTTTTTAACTTCTAAATATTAAAAACCTACCTTAGATTAACATGAGTGTGTAAGGGAACCTACGTAGAAGCCAGGAAAGGCTAAATCCCCAGTCATCATGGAGAAGTCGGTAGCGATCTTGATTGCTTGGTAAGCTCCTCTTGTTAAAATTCTTCCCCACTGAAAAAAAGGAATTATCATGGTGCTACAGTATATATCATTGACATGTTGGCACTCCTCTATGATTTTAGTGTAGTCAGACATACCTTAATAGATGGAGACTTGTTTGGCACATAAGCTTCCATCCACTGTATCGAGATAATTTATTTTattaatacaaaaaaaaatcaacatctgAGTAACCTTATCATATCTATTATGGTGCATACCTTAAGTTTCTTTGACAGTTCTTCACAATATTTGATATATTCTTGTTCAATCTCATAGCTATGACAATACCTGTGGTACTGATCCCAACGTTCGTACTCATAACCACCCTATATCGAAATGTAAGACAGGAAATCAACAATAGAAAAGATATAATATCAAACAACAGATAACTCAAACAGTTGTTTTTTATTGTATATTATTAAGTGCGACGAAGGACACAACTGAAAGGAGTGGAAGATCCGATCCAAGTGATGATTTTGATTTGTGGGAAGACTACCACGATCGctagatcttttttttttttgagaatttctctGCATTCATATCACGGAAAGATACAAAGTTGTTGACCCTTACAAGCACAGAGAAACACAAATACAAAGGACCAAAAACACCTAGAACACCCTAAGACCACCATAGCCCATGAAGATCTCCGGAGCCCCGTGTCATCATCCCATAAACTTGAAAGAAGACCCCGCAGTAAAGAactacaaccaagtgcaagcaGGTCATCATCTTCGACCACGGTGCAATTGCCACCACGCTGCTTCCTCCTTCCTTGACACCGGTGCCGAGAAGGCATGGACACCAATCCAACACGCTCGCAGCAGCCGTCGCCATCTTTGGCTTTGAGTACCGCGAAAAGTGTCCCTTCCGGAAGGACGGGAACTCGAGTCAACCGACCGGTCCAAGCACCGCGGCCGGGCCATCCGCCCGGGCAAACCAGGAACTCCCTCCGAGCATCGGCGCCAAGGAGGAAGAAAAACAGCAGCAGCAAATCATaccgacaaggaggaagaagggtcttTCTCCCGACCATCCGGCCGATTTTGGCGTCGCCACGTCGGACCGCCTcctccctcgccaccaaggccggccgaaGAAGCTGCAAGACGTGATAGCCGCAGGCCACCAgaagaacacaaaccctaaaaaggaagacagtggtgccatctccttcctctccctcgccaccacggccggccgaggaGAAGGCAACAACATCAGCACTCCTCCGACTCCAGAACAGACTCCGCAAACTCCACGGCATGGTCGAAATTCGACCGTGCCCGGGAATCCACCCTCCCCCGAtccgcagatctgagaggaaaccgaggccagcagctcgccggcgccgccacaagtggccttgccgagatggggatCGAGCTCCAGCATCCTTATTCCGACGCGACGTCGCCTCCACCATCTAGACGCCGTCCCAGAGCACCACGCGAAGACTAGGCCGGGCGCTTCCCGGCGCAGCAGAGGaggagcccccgccgccgccacgccaccggggctttgcccggcggcgccaccggcggcggcggcgggaggagggggtgcggtgggtgtggcggctagggttggggtcgtGACAAATTAACTACCTGTTAGGGCCGAGATCTTGGTCACGATCGCTAGATCAGTCTGGCCCAACCAGCTGAAATCAGTGATGTGGGTTGTATGTTTAGGCCCTCCTGAGCTTCCAAACTTGGTTTGATCTTAGTAGTGTCTGGAACCTTACTTCTGCTTCGCTTTTGGGCGGATTCACGATGCattttatttggaattcaaatcgGTCTCTGAAAGTTGTGGCCAAATGAAATATTTTGTGGTGCAGTTTCCATCTACTGGCAAACTAGATATGCTTGTTTAATTTGAGGAATTCAATCTCAAAGGCACTAATGCTTATTCAGTGTACATCATGTTGAAACTGAGGCACGGAAGTGATGCTTTTTTATTGTTGAACCGAGATTGTACCAACATGGTCAAGAACTGAAGGACTTCCAAAAAGCAATTGAAAGAACCTGTGGAAGTGGGTTCTCTAATTGGAAAGGTAGATGAGTTGGACATGCAAATCCTAGAGGAGCTGAGCATTATCAGAATTAAGGCGGATGTGAAAAGCATCTCGAAGTTCCCTCCGGCGCAGGGATTTACCAACATTATGTCGTTTTAGCGGCAAGTGACTGAGTAAACATTGGCTTGTCATACTGgcacaacaaaatataaatttatGCATACATCTTGCCCCAACTAAAAAAAACATATACGTACATAATTTCGAGGGACGAGCCGTTGGTAGTCCTCCAGGCCAGCAAGTTTGCAGTAATCAGGGTGGAAATACCAATCTAATTTGCTATCCTCCTCGCAGCACTTACAAAATCTATCCTCAAGATAGTCACGGTGGCGACACTCTCTCCATTTCTCATAGTAAATCTTGTGTTTGGGCGCTTGTTGTGACAACTAAAAAGTACAAACAACAAGATTTAATTAAGTACAAACAAAGTACCTATACCAAATTAAACCAGCGCGCATATGCAACATAGAACTATCGactggttaagtggagtatagtttgtagtcccaaagaccaaggtgggcttggagttcatgatttGGAAGTCAAGAATTCGGCCCTATTGGgaaaatggctgtttaagctcctcactgaggatgggatttggcagacTATCCTTCGgcgaaagtatatcggttcgaagacattatcccaaatggtttggaaaccaggggattctcacttctgggccgGGCTAATGGCGACTAAAAATGAATTTTTTCGCCATGGCACTTTCTCAATCAGAAATGGAGCACAAATACGTttcgggaagatgcttggcttgaCAACGCACCCCTAAGTGAACAAGTATCCATCTCTTTATAGGATTGTTCGtcgtcaaggtgataccattgctactgtaatggctacctcacccccgaatgtgacgttcagacgggttttacttggacaaagacttgcggcatggaataccttaattcaacggctcggggatattcaattatcggacgaaccggacgaatttagatggaaccttcatgccaacggtgctttctctgtgaaatctttctacaacgcgatccttctttctgatctaccagttgataataataaaaagatttggaagatgaagataccattaaaaattaaaaattttggatggtatcttcgtcgaggagtaatcctcaccaaagataatcttgttaagcgtaattggcatggaagtactcgatgtgttttctgtcaacaggacgaaacaatcaagcatttgttcttccagtgccagttcgcgagatctatatggtcagtcatccaagtagcgtctaccccgtACTCCTCCGACCGAGTGTTGCCAATGTTTTTGGTAATTGGCTCCATGGggttgattcaaggtttaagttgcttcttagggtgggggcgctagcagcttatccgggcgctttggctatgtagaaatgacaagatttttaatgataaaaattgctctttgttgcaggtcatctacagatgtacaggtattctccgttcgtggttacctcttcagcgactggagaaccgagacctgtttacggaggtctgtacacggttggaggctacggcgagggatactttttcccaacatgggtggcagcatagtctacggatagatgccccacctatttcttaggcgttatatgtttcatcttgatgtgtatctcgcctagttttttgcTTTTATCACTTTCGAACCTGAGAcaacataaacggctgtgtgcatcctggttatgcagaggctggatgtaattgcttataaaagtaatgaaagcatcctttatcgaaaaaaatgcaaCATAGAACAAAGTGACGTAATACTAGAAGGAAACACTGAAATGCAACGCCGGATGATGAGACTACGGATCGAAGTATCGAACCTGGTAACACTTGCTGCGATACAACGCATGGCGGGCGTTAAGCTCCTTGAGCTGAACAGCATCCAGTTTGGTAGAAGTGTCGACATCAGGCTTGCTGCGCAACTGCCTAAGGTAACCCGAGTACTCCTCGTAGCTGATATCTTCTCCCAAACGCAACTCGTTCAGCCTTTGGATTTCGTTGTCTGCTTCTTCTACCTCCTTGTTTGCAGGAGCACAGGGCTTACAGGAGCCGGAAACACGGAACGATGTCGCAGGACGACGCGAGTCATTAGTCCGAAGGCGACCTGATGTGGGATCGCCGACGCGAGTGGATGGGCGGGGTCGAGGTGCACGACGGCGTGAGTCGAGGGCCGAAACGCGAGCTGATCGGGAATAGTCATCCCTGATCGGCGGTGAAGACGGGAGATTCGCCATGGTCGCGACTCGCGAGGAAGAATTGCAGTTTTTCAGGGAGGCGTGCAGCTGCGGAGCTGGGCTGGATTGCACAAAGGTGAAGCGGATTGAGCGCAGAGGCATTAGGGTttggaccgtgggcttttgttgttGTGACCTATCTTCCACGACCCAGCGTACCGTTCCCGAAACtatttcttctcttctcttctttccgTCTTTGACCGTGACTCTATTCTCTTCAGATCATAGAGCACAGGAAAAGTCCTTTTGGGTATCCGAAACGAGTTTTCCGTATAAAATTTCGTCTGCAGCAGATACTGAATTTCGTACTGCAACTTCTGAAGAAGAAAAAATGCATACGAGCTAGATTTCATACAAGATCAACTTCTGTTCATCACAAGTTATGTGGTTCAAACAAAACCACCACCCTAACCCTAACATAGGACTACGAGGATGTAACCCTAACCTACTTTATGATCCCGAGGTGCTCGGCGACGAGGGAATGGAGTATCGTCGTCGCCAAATCAAGTGCCTCCATGCCTCGACAGTGCGGAGGTATGCGGGCTCGTTGTCGCCATACGCACCCACATCAGCTTAGCACTCCTCTTCCACGGACGACAGGATGTGCTCTGTGAGAGGGCATTCCAGCCTCGCTTTGCCTCCGCGCCTGCTACAAGCGACACTACTTGGCTCCGCGCGGACTGGGCGGCAGTGCGTGGGAGCTTCCCGCCTCCGCGACATGCGACGGCCACGCGGGAGCTCCCCGCCTCCTAATCGTAGTCGGAGGAAGGCCACGGACGTTGCGTGTGTTGGAAACAACACGACATTAAAGGCGGGGAACCACCATGTCGGTGGACGGAGCCATGCGGATTGTCGGTGGCGACTTGACGCCGGAGGAAATGGGGATTGCGGCATAAAAGGGTTGGGGATTGATACCCAAAACCTCCCTCTGTCTTGGTTATATAAAGGTCAATTGGGCTAATATTCGGTACACATGATATTTTTTAAGGATGGGTCAATGTATGGTTTCTGTTCGAGCCACAAAACAGCCCAAAACAACATTTTTGCGAAAAGGTCAACCGGTTTATTAATGATCAACAACAACAAACACAAAGAAACTGAAAAGTTTTAAAATTATTATAAATAGGTTATTGGACcgtctagcgacgactacaatcaCCGAAACAAGCCAAAGGCGCCTTGCCATTCTCACCCCTGAATCACCGAAGCCAGACAAAGCATGTCGTAGTATAGCTTTATTGGGGATATGCTAAATTAGTATAACCACAATGTAGTCTAATACCGGCAAGGTAGTAGCTTTTTACGAAGTCTCCAAGTCCTCATGTTGCTGAGCTCAAGGAATCAGTGTCGGCCACTTGAGACCTCATGGGCCACCTTTGCCATTTTATTTGCATAAGGATCGCTAAAGTAAACCGAGAGAGCTTCATCGTTGATAGTCACAACTTTTTTAAATGTCGctgaaataattttaaaaaatccAAATATGTTGCTCTTTTTCTTGAAATGTGAAATTTATCTCGAATatattttccaaaataaaaaaCAGGTGAGGCAGATCAGACATATTCTAAAATTTATGGTAAATCGGAGAAACTAATCCAAAATAAAATACAAGAGTTGTGTGTTTGTCCATATGTAACTACAAAAACTTGTCATAGTGATTTGTTTTTGTCAACTCATAAGTATATGTGATAATTTCATTAACTATTTTTGGATATCCATGATATGTAAACAGAAAGATTGAAAAACAAGTGGTAACCCTTTAATTATTTCTCTTTTCATAAGGTTGTCGTATACACATATAGTGAAACTTGTAAGAGGACGAAATAATTGACGTAGCCACTATTTTTAAAGTAAAAAAGCGAAAACCAATTTAAACTAAAAATTTGAcaa includes these proteins:
- the LOC124671704 gene encoding uncharacterized protein LOC124671704 — its product is MTIPDQLAFRPSTHAVVHLDPAHPLASAIPHQEVEEADNEIQRLNELRLGEDISYEEYSGYLRQLRSKPDVDTSTKLDAVQLKELNARHALYRSKCYQLSQQAPKHKIYYEKWRECRHRDYLEDRFCKCCEEDSKLDWYFHPDYCKLAGLEDYQRLVPRNYGGYEYERWDQYHRYCHSYEIEQEYIKYCEELSKKLKWMEAYVPNKSPSIKWGRILTRGAYQAIKIATDFSMMTGDLAFPGFYEWFDSMTFDVCYYNELDGVFYEIWQRYTNERTFRDSLDEVYKLNRFPLRQHIMRAALENDTLCSDLEEEFLSCTTCLKEFAEDKSQITEDKARKLIAEALRKETPKPKFYEDYCRKKIDIARAIGLISR